A window of the Pseudomonadota bacterium genome harbors these coding sequences:
- a CDS encoding 1-acyl-sn-glycerol-3-phosphate acyltransferase, protein MLKLIARAIMKLRGWTSFNAEVGVEKAVIIAAPHTSNWDAFWGIVFIVANDIRVQFFGKHTLFWFPLGAILRYFGCVPLNRAQAGSAVAQAVRLFADRDALLFAMAPEGTRSYRPHWKSGFYRIARGASVPVLVGVIDYAKKQIGFAACLDLTGDEAADLQRIASLYEGAAGFHPEKMGPIRLKKPE, encoded by the coding sequence ATGCTCAAACTTATTGCCCGAGCGATCATGAAGCTACGTGGTTGGACCTCATTTAACGCCGAGGTCGGCGTCGAAAAAGCTGTGATTATTGCTGCTCCTCATACGTCGAACTGGGACGCGTTTTGGGGCATTGTCTTTATCGTCGCGAACGATATTCGCGTACAGTTCTTTGGCAAGCACACGTTGTTTTGGTTTCCGCTGGGCGCCATTTTGCGTTACTTCGGGTGCGTGCCTCTTAATCGCGCGCAGGCTGGTTCAGCGGTTGCGCAGGCGGTGAGACTGTTTGCCGATCGTGATGCACTGTTGTTTGCCATGGCGCCCGAGGGCACACGCAGCTATCGACCGCATTGGAAATCCGGTTTTTATCGCATCGCGCGCGGGGCCTCGGTGCCGGTGTTGGTGGGTGTAATCGACTACGCTAAGAAACAAATTGGTTTTGCGGCTTGTCTGGATTTGACGGGCGATGAGGCGGCTGACTTGCAGCGCATCGCCTCACTTTACGAGGGCGCCGCAGGATTTCATCCGGAAAAAATGGGGCCGATACGGTTGAAAAAACCGGAATAA
- a CDS encoding CoA-acylating methylmalonate-semialdehyde dehydrogenase, whose translation MTDPSALPRIGHFIDGQTITTGPRTAEVFDPAAGEARAHVCLADAHAVDQAVAAAERAFRTWRHEPPQRRARILFRFRQLLEQHANDIALAITREHGKVLDDAMGELTRGIEVVEYACGAPELLKGEHSKNAGPAIDCWSEHQPLGVVTGITPFNFPAMVPMWMFPIAIACGNTFVLKPSEKDPTPSLIIARLLREAGLPDGVFNVVNGDKLAVDALLHDPRIAAVSFVGSTPIAEYIYTTATQNGKRVQALGGAKNHAVVMPDADIPNAVSALMGAAFGSCGERCMAISVAVCVGDDTADRVVQGIRTALGDLNIGPGTDTSNDMGPLISRMHKDKVLAYIESGIINGASLVVDGRNATVEGYENGYFLGGCLFDHVTPDMTIYQEEIFGPVLCVVRVDSLERAMSMIDAHEYGNGTCLFTRDGEAARFFTDTIQVGMVGVNVPLPVPIASQSFGGWKRSLFGDLYAYGPDAVRFYTHRKTITQRWPSGGVRENASFAFPNANR comes from the coding sequence ATGACTGACCCAAGCGCTTTACCTCGTATCGGTCATTTTATCGATGGCCAAACCATCACCACCGGCCCACGCACCGCCGAGGTATTCGATCCCGCGGCGGGCGAGGCGCGTGCGCACGTCTGTCTAGCCGATGCACACGCCGTAGACCAGGCGGTCGCCGCCGCAGAACGCGCGTTTAGAACCTGGCGGCATGAACCACCACAACGTCGCGCACGCATCCTGTTTCGTTTTCGCCAGCTGCTTGAACAGCATGCCAATGACATCGCACTAGCGATCACCCGTGAACACGGCAAAGTGCTCGACGACGCGATGGGTGAGTTGACCCGCGGCATCGAGGTGGTCGAGTATGCGTGTGGCGCGCCAGAACTGCTCAAAGGTGAGCACAGTAAAAATGCGGGACCCGCCATTGACTGTTGGTCAGAGCATCAACCGCTCGGCGTGGTAACGGGTATAACGCCTTTCAATTTCCCCGCCATGGTGCCGATGTGGATGTTCCCCATTGCGATCGCTTGCGGTAACACATTTGTCCTCAAACCCTCTGAAAAAGACCCAACCCCCTCATTGATTATTGCGCGCCTGCTACGCGAAGCCGGCCTACCCGATGGCGTGTTTAACGTAGTCAATGGCGACAAATTGGCGGTCGACGCCTTGCTGCACGACCCACGTATTGCCGCCGTGAGCTTCGTCGGCTCAACGCCGATTGCCGAATACATCTACACGACCGCCACCCAAAATGGCAAACGAGTACAAGCATTGGGCGGCGCTAAGAATCATGCCGTGGTGATGCCAGATGCCGACATTCCCAATGCGGTGAGTGCGCTGATGGGCGCCGCGTTTGGCAGTTGTGGTGAACGCTGCATGGCAATATCGGTGGCGGTGTGTGTCGGAGACGACACCGCTGATCGCGTCGTCCAAGGTATTCGTACGGCGCTTGGCGATCTCAACATTGGCCCGGGTACCGACACGTCGAATGATATGGGTCCGCTCATTAGCCGCATGCACAAAGACAAGGTTTTGGCCTACATTGAAAGCGGCATCATTAACGGCGCATCGCTCGTCGTCGATGGTCGAAACGCAACAGTCGAAGGCTACGAAAATGGTTACTTTCTGGGCGGCTGTCTATTTGATCACGTCACGCCTGACATGACGATTTATCAAGAAGAAATCTTTGGTCCGGTGCTGTGCGTGGTCCGTGTCGACAGCCTCGAGCGCGCTATGTCGATGATTGATGCACACGAATACGGCAACGGTACCTGCCTGTTTACACGCGACGGTGAGGCCGCGCGATTCTTTACTGACACGATTCAGGTGGGCATGGTCGGGGTAAATGTGCCGCTGCCAGTACCCATAGCAAGTCAAAGTTTCGGCGGCTGGAAACGCTCACTGTTTGGCGATCTATACGCCTACGGCCCCGATGCGGTGCGGTTCTATACCCATCGCAAAACGATCACCCAGCGTTGGCCATCGGGTGGCGTGCGAGAAAACGCAAGTTTTGCCTTCCCAAACGCCAACCGCTAG